The Kluyveromyces lactis strain NRRL Y-1140 chromosome D complete sequence genome has a window encoding:
- the SMD2 gene encoding mRNA splicing protein SMD2 (highly similar to uniprot|Q06217 Saccharomyces cerevisiae YLR275W SMD2 U1 snRNP protein of the Sm class), with protein sequence MADTYIPKTDLSRSELSRDELTQLEEFEMKYGPMSLIRESMLQRTPVIISLRNNHKLIARVKSFDKHCNMVLENVKEIWTENVNGKKVNRERFVAKLFLRGDSVIIVVKT encoded by the coding sequence ATGGCCGATACATATATTCCAAAGACAGACCTTTCAAGGTCTGAACTATCTAGAGACGAGCTAACACAACTAGAAGAATTCGAAATGAAATATGGACCCATGTCTCTAATCAGGGAATCAATGCTACAGAGGACACCTGTTATAATATCACTAAGGAACAATCATAAACTCATAGCTCGTGTGAAATCTTTTGACAAGCACTGTAACATGGTTCTGGAAAACGTTAAAGAAATATGGACAGAGAATGTAAATGGTAAGAAGGTTAACAGAGAGCGATTCGTAGCGAAACTCTTTCTTAGAGGGGACTCAGTGATTATAGTGGTAAAGACATGA
- the MCM5 gene encoding MCM DNA helicase complex subunit MCM5 (similar to uniprot|P29496 Saccharomyces cerevisiae YLR274W CDC46 Component of the hexameric MCM complex which is important for priming origins of DNA replication in G1 and becomes an active ATP-dependent helicase that promotes DNA melting and elongation when activated by Cdc7p-Dbf4p in S-phase) has translation MSFDKPEIHTTRVLAGEELSSNENSEIIKSFKSFILEFRLDSNFVYREQLRNNLLVHKYFLDVNTEHLIGYNEDLYKKLQDEPIDIIPLFEQAITQVAKRIVLLSQDSDIDPETALSNFPLCQLILNSSSMEIPLRSLDSDHVSKIVRITGIIISSSVLTSRATQLSLMCRSCKHMTTLKLNNFQNLNNNNVQLPRECLADRSNETDETAASCGPDPYLIVHESSQFIDQQFLKLQELPESVPIGELPRNLLMTCDRYLTNQVVPGTRVTIIGIYSIYQSKNKSINSSGNKAVAIRNPYVKVIGIKHLSNNPLNNSLSMFSESEEQEFLELSQRPDLYELFANSIAPSIYGNTDIKKAIVCLLMGGSKKLLPDGMRLRGDINVLLLGDPGTAKSQLLKFVEKVSPISVYTSGKGSSAAGLTASVQRDPTTREFYLEGGAMVLADGGVVCIDEFDKMRDEDRVAIHEAMEQQTISIAKAGITTVLNSRTSVLAAANPVYGRYDDLKSPGENIDFQTTILSRFDMIFIVKDDHNEARDIQIANHVMNIHTGRTQQNDPNDNSNSNNEIPIETMKRYVSYCRLKCAPRLSPEAATKLSSHFITIRKQLQESERHSNERSSIPITVRQLEAIIRITESLAKLELNPVATEKHVDEAIRLFQASTMDAASQDPINSQENDTTMLSQIRRIESELKRRLPIGWSTSYKTLQREFVVNKKLPQYALDKALYLLERHDSIQLRHQGQNIYRSGV, from the coding sequence ATGTCGTTTGATAAACCAGAGATCCATACCACTAGAGTGTTGGCAGGTGAAGAACTGTCTTCCAATGAAAATTCAGAGattatcaaatcttttAAGAGTTTCATACTGGAATTCAGACTAGATTCCAACTTCGTTTACAGAGAACAACTGAGAAATAACCTGTTGGTTCATAAATACTTCCTTGACGTGAATACGGAGCATCTTATTGGATATAATGAAGATCTATACAAAAAATTACAGGATGAACCGATAGATATTATCCCGTTGTTCGAACAAGCAATAACTCAAGTGGCAAAGAGAATTGTTTTGTTATCGCAAGATTCTGATATTGATCCAGAGACAGCGTTGTCGAACTTCCCACTATGTCAGCTCATTTTAAATTCCAGTTCTATGGAAATTCCATTAAGAAGTTTGGATTCGGATCACGTTTCTAAGATCGTCAGAATTACAGGGATCATCATCTCATCCAGTGTCTTGACATCAAGAGCCACTCAGTTATCGCTAATGTGTAGAAGCTGTAAACATATGACAACTTTGAAgttgaacaatttccaGAATTTGAATAACAATAACGTCCAGTTACCTCGTGAGTGTCTTGCAGATCGTTCCAACGAAACAGATGAAACAGCAGCTTCTTGTGGCCCTGACCCATATTTAATCGTACACGAATCGTCACAGTTTATTGACCAACAGTTTTTGAAACTACAAGAATTACCGGAATCCGTGCCAATTGGTGAATTGCCTAGAAATTTACTAATGACATGTGATAGATATTTGACCAACCAAGTTGTTCCAGGAACAAGAGTTACCATTATTGGTATTTATTCCATCTACCAATCCAAGAATAAGAGTATTAATAGTTCTGGAAATAAAGCTGTGGCGATCAGAAACCCTTACGTGAAAGTTATCGGGATCAAACACCTATCAAATAATCCGTTAAACAATTCTCTATCTATGTTTTCGGAAAgtgaagaacaagaatttTTGGAGCTTTCCCAACGACCAGATCTATATGAACTTTTCGCCAACTCAATTGCTCCCAGTATCTATGGTAACACTGATATCAAGAAAGCCATCGTTTGTCTCCTTATGGGCGGATCGAAGAAATTGTTACCAGATGGTATGAGACTAAGAGGTGATATCAACGTGCTACTGCTTGGTGATCCTGGTACTGCAAAATCCCAACTGTTGAAATTTGTGGAAAAAGTTTCTCCGATTTCGGTATATACATCTGGTAAAGGTTCTTCTGCAGCTGGTTTGACGGCAAGTGTCCAAAGAGATCCAACTACACGGGAATTTTACCTAGAAGGAGGTGCAATGGTGCTTGCTGATGGTGGTGTTGTCTGTATTGACGAATTTGACAAGATGAGAGACGAGGACCGTGTTGCCATCCATGAAGCCATGGAACAACAAACTATTTCCATTGCTAAAGCCGGTATCACTACCGTTTTGAATTCTAGAACTAGTGTCTTAGCTGCAGCAAACCCTGTTTACGGTAGatatgatgatttgaaatcaccGGGTGAAAACATTGATTTCCAAACTACCATCTTGTCCAGATTCGATATGATCTTCATTGTTAAAGATGATCACAATGAAGCTAGAGATATCCAAATTGCGAACCACGTCATGAACATTCACACAGGAAGAACTCAACAAAACGATCCAAATGATAATTCCAACTCCAACAACGAAATTCCAATAGAAACTATGAAGAGATATGTTAGTTACTGTAGGTTAAAATGTGCCCCCAGGTTATCTCCTGAAGCAGCCACAAAATTATCTTCTCATTTCATCACTATTAGAAAACAATTACAAGAGTCCGAAAGACATTCCAATGAGAGGTCTTCCATTCCAATCACAGTTCGTCAATTAGAAGCCATAATTCGTATCACAGAATCTTTAGCTAAATTAGAACTGAATCCAGTAGCGACCGAAAAACATGTTGATGAAGCCATTAGATTATTCCAAGCTTCTACGATGGATGCTGCCTCTCAGGATCCTATCAACTCCCAGGAAAATGATACAACAATGCTCTCACAAATTAGAAGAATCGAatctgaattgaaaagaaggttgCCAATAGGATGGTCTACAAGTTACAAAACTTTGCAAAGGGAATTCGTTGTGAACAAGAAACTTCCCCAATATGCGCTAGATAAGGCGTTATACCTGTTAGAAAGACATGATTCTATTCAACTAAGACATCAAGGTCAGAATATTTATAGAAGTGGAGTATGA
- the CDC34 gene encoding SCF E2 ubiquitin-protein ligase catalytic subunit CDC34 (similar to uniprot|P14682 Saccharomyces cerevisiae YDR054C CDC34 Ubiquitin-conjugating enzyme or E2 together with Skp1p Rbx1p Cdc53p and an F-box protein forms a ubiquitin-protein ligase called the SCF complex which regulates cell cycle progression by targeting key substrates for degradation), which produces MSGKNTAASLLLRQYRELTDPKKAIPSFHIALEDDSNIFLWNIGVMVLNEESIYHGGYFKAQMKFPDDFPFSPPTFRFTPAIYHPNVYRDGRLCISILHQSGNPTSDEPDEETWSPVQTVESVLISIVSLLEDPNISSPANVDAAVDYKKNPDQYKQKVKLEVERSKQDIPQGFVMPESTKAYVSQRKANEGIDTIKETVADNFWYDSDEGDEDVDIYAYEDSEDEEDNDDVFSKDSSNLNFSKKANKNDIDSDEDEDLVPEEAEDSLDESVMDRRSKLMEESEELEDAEMK; this is translated from the coding sequence ATGAGCGGCAAGAATACTGCAGCTTCTTTGTTATTACGACAATACAGGGAACTCACTGATCCGAAGAAGGCTATTCCTAGTTTCCATATTGCATTAGAAGATGATTCAAACATATTCTTGTGGAACATCGGTGTAATGGTCTTAAATGAGGAATCCATCTACCACGGAGGTTATTTCAAGGCTCAAATGAAATTCCCGGACGATTTCCCATTTTCTCCTCCAACTTTTAGATTTACTCCAGCAATTTACCACCCGAACGTTTACCGTGATGGTAGGTTGTGTATTTCTATCTTACACCAATCGGGGAACCCCACCTCGGATGAGCCcgatgaagaaacttgGTCTCCAGTACAGACTGTGGAATCAGTGTTGATTTCTATTGTCTCCTTGTTAGAAGATCCAAATATTTCCTCTCCAGCTAACGTCGACGCTGCTGTTGACTACAAGAAGAATCCGGATCAGTACAAACAAAAGGTAAAACTCGAAGTGGAAAGATCAAAACAGGATATCCCGCAAGGGTTCGTGATGCCAGAATCAACAAAGGCGTATGTTTCCCAAAGAAAGGCAAATGAAGGTATTGACACCATCAAAGAAACCGTTGCCGATAATTTCTGGTACGACAGTGACGAAGGTGATGAAGATGTGGATATCTATGCATACGAGgattcagaagatgaagaggataATGACGATGTTTTCAGCAaagattcttcaaacttgAATTTCAGCAAAAAAGCTAACAAAAACGATATCGACtcagatgaagatgaagatctGGTGCCtgaagaagcagaagattCTCTAGATGAAAGCGTAATGGATAGAAGAAGTAAATTAATGGAAGAAAGCGAGGAGTTAGAAGATgcagaaatgaaatga
- a CDS encoding uncharacterized protein (no similarity), protein MTRTLELLQELTNLIRLETNDGSIDSEVFQNDNELLNWDQILQQLIDLMKHDYLSRKNMMIQLKAKELNIKELNIEVANLKKSLKEFGHLKYHLHKQLELNDKLQQQVEQYRNEFRELESEIKGIRGSMPDKNIRR, encoded by the coding sequence ATGACAAGGACTTTAGAACTACTACAGGAGTTAACCAATTTGATCAGACTGGAGACAAATGATGGCTCTATTGATTCCGAAGTCTTTCAAAATGACAATGAACTACTAAACTGGGACCAAATATTACAGCAATTAATTGATCTGATGAAACATGACTAtttatcaagaaaaaacatGATGATTCAACTCAAAGCCAAAGAGTTGAATATAAAGGAGTTGAATATCGAAGTGGCTAATTTAAAGAagtctttgaaagaatttggGCACTTAAAATACCATTTACATAAACAGCTTGAGCTGAACGACAAATTACAACAACAAGTGGAACAATACAGGAATGAATTCAGAGAATTGGAATCCGAAATAAAAGGGATTAGGGGGAGTATGCCAGATAAGAACATTCGTCGTTGA
- a CDS encoding CBM21 domain-containing protein (weakly similar to uniprot|P28006 Saccharomyces cerevisiae YOR178C GAC1 Regulatory subunit for Glc7p (protein phosphatase I) for glycogen synthesis regulatory role also predicted for glucose repression and ion homeostasis potential Cdc28p substrate) translates to MDSSHSTLTLHSNVSDWLSSPTSSSASPGPMGFGSGFFHQENDSVETITLDNRHRRVSNSNKTVPYPETPRSGFGITHGCSNAGHSIDSFSNNSNSNNNDNNDDDKNNSNTNDSNDDNGDDITKCISNLSVYDLLSSTQTASSSSENSSSDTSDGGSETDIEMDHSQKLAIKSALSVNNAPVASTASSAITGKLYRQTSHPPIMRKLKSSLKLSSASSQSSISSSKSVRFASELTKVKRFDSSREPVTISNETSPQVSPLDHESPNSRASSASTSYASNLVSNLDPSDSFWFGTQLSKMNLPLSKSIPKFSLSDSDNDLDDSDSDFDVDYLNDQLNNNYHYMPSNNSKFSSNNNSNSNSVPSSSSNSNTFSHNSFKFRMNGSNDTMTDYDFNNNSNSFNKENINHQNGFNFNFNTSPTKDPIQIKSWILKGTNIKKFYPTSLDINQDLSKYLQGNNIKLHECNSLQLSQGKLTGLIYVNNLSFEKFIEIKFSFNGWKDIHYVTANFKRTITDTVDEFQFLINLSSFVYFLKVKNLILFNSLISPLTIQLCCRYDVNGETYYDNNNYENYQVSLDAITNLKQKSKKKSNRHRLLKSSSIMKRSLSSDNFTTDGNYKFASLSPVPSSVDHTKLVPPKLGRRFSEDTDFFNSSPLKNVSPNYTTTPLNQKDPKYDELIKSYCFYDPNSAAASSSDKSNRSMTTETVPTSDTNSTTNSTGSPAFLNSNLPSENCIPSKRDSPKLDTMKSSKC, encoded by the coding sequence ATGGACTCATCGCATTCTACACTCACGTTGCACAGCAACGTGAGTGATTGGTTGTCTTCACCTACATCGTCTTCAGCTTCTCCAGGGCCTATGGGTTTTGGCTCTGGGTTCTTTCACCAGGAGAACGATTCGGTGGAAACAATCACCTTGGATAACCGTCACCGTAGAGTTTCGAACTCTAACAAGACGGTTCCTTACCCAGAGACACCCAGATCCGGTTTCGGTATCACACATGGTTGCTCCAACGCCGGCCATAGTATTGACAGTTTTAGTAACAATAGCAACAGTAACAATAATGACAACAACGATGACGACAAAAATAACAGTAACACTAATGATAGCAATGACGATAATGGTGACGATATTACAAAATGTATCAGTAATTTAAGCGTATACGATCTACTCAGCAGTACGCAGACTGCAAGTTCGAGTAGTGAAAATTCAAGTTCGGATACAAGTGATGGTGGATCAGAGACTGATATAGAAATGGACCATAGTCAAAAACTGGCGATTAAGTCAGCACTTTCTGTTAACAATGCGCCAGTAGCTTCCACTGCCAGTTCTGCTATTACTGGTAAACTGTACAGACAAACTTCGCATCCACCTATCATGAGAAAGTTGAAATCCTCGTTGAAACTTTCTTCTGCTTCGAGTCAATCGtctatttcttcaagtaaATCGGTAAGATTTGCTTCTGAACTAACTAAAGTGAAAAGGTTCGACTCTTCCAGAGAACCTGTTACGATTTCAAATGAAACATCTCCTCAAGTATCTCCACTAGATCATGAGTCACCAAACTCCAGAGCTTCGTCTGCTTCTACTTCGTACGCATCAAACTTAGTTAGCAACTTGGATCCTTCTGACTCTTTTTGGTTTGGAACTCAACTCTCAAAGATGAACTTACCCCTATCGaaatcaattccaaaattcTCGTTGTCTGATTCGGATAATGATTTGGACGATTCGGATTCAGATTTCGATGTAGATTACTTGAATGATCAACTAAACAATAATTATCACTACATGCCATCGAACAATTCGAAGTTTTCTTCTAATAATAATTCAAATTCGAATTCAGTACCTAGTTCAAGTTCTAACTCAAATACTTTTTCTCATAACAGTTTCAAATTTAGGATGAATGGTAGCAATGATACGATGACTGATTATGACTTTAACAACAACTCCAACagtttcaataaagaaaacattAATCACCAAAATGGTTTTAACTTCAATTTTAACACTTCACCTACAAAGGATCCAATACAAATCAAATCTTGGATCCTCAAAGGTACCAACATTAAAAAATTCTATCCAACGTCGCTGGACATTAATCAGGACCTATCAAAATATTTGCAAGGTAATAATATCAAGCTTCACGAATGTAACTCATTACAATTATCACAAGGTAAACTAACTGGATTAATTTATGTGAATAATTTGagttttgaaaagttcattgaaatcaagTTCTCCTTCAATGGATGGAAAGATATTCACTATGTTACTGCCAATTTTAAGCGTACAATCACTGACACCGTTGAcgaatttcaatttctaatcaatttatcatcttttgtttattttctAAAGGTGAAGAACTTGATTTTGTTTAACTCGTTGATTTCTCCTTTAACCATTCAACTTTGTTGTAGGTACGATGTTAACGGAGAAACATATTACGATAACAACAATTACGAAAACTATCAAGTGTCATTAGACGCTATAACCAATTTGAAGcaaaaatcaaagaagaaatcaaatcGCCACCGGCTGCTGAAGTCATCATCCATTATGAAGAGATCTTTGAGTTCAGATAACTTTACGACTGACGGTAATTATAAATTTGCTTCTCTATCTCCGGTACCATCATCAGTAGATCATACGAAATTAGTTCCACCGAAGTTGGGTAGAAGATTCTCTGAAGACACtgattttttcaactcttcACCATTGAAGAACGTTTCTCCAAATTATACTACGACTCCgttgaatcaaaaagatcCAAAGTACGACGAGTTAATCAAATCCTACTGTTTCTATGATCCGAACTCCGCTGCTGCATCATCGAGTGATAAATCTAATAGATCGATGACAACTGAAACAGTTCCAACTTCAGATACTAATTCGACTACTAATTCCACTGGTAGTCCAGCTTTTCTAAACTCAAATTTACCATCTGAGAATTGCATTCCTTCGAAGAGAGATTCACCAAAGCTAGACACTATGAAAAGTTCGAAATGCTGA
- the MDM36 gene encoding Mdm36p (similar to uniprot|Q06820 Saccharomyces cerevisiae YPR083W MDM36 Mitochondrial Distribution and Morphology) encodes MSYKDPILSQFKNKDTIDAKVITELIEDARVQNTSDRTQIINDELHERTVEKCKESLSIYTDLVKLSFLLAKSWDLKTLEQTVMLRFGLQDIIGTSELASSGNKSQGEDFDRDIALKTISKCDKLSVALEQLSLDSRSVMVFIKQATETNDVTVLLSDAMTLLLEIWFLCGHQLRKLKRKVAAFFMRSKLLLIDYELELINNTNMDKMTKANLESLKETISSYKSFIKVLLQQLRDAETVDDQSEFEECLAIFMDVEGMYQAFNFTWLLEENSTLLTNSEHYYAKAQQESDQHDLQELSGINSFIDNSLIDEEEEGKTQSESAEEPGDDLDDLVPSSDKLHFSQGRSRRLSNMSGTSDISLMMEKTSLTKELPHLLQAFNNAKKLANDLESVRELGSTTPPTFSPFSSPNCSSSMSLDNSTTMNSSILSNHIGIKTPTTSGSSKVLESLAHRQQEFPYASSSPLNPSPLSKLEMSQQLIRQDMLKLMSQTPNNANAATISAKVPGFGSNILNNLYGIGSKN; translated from the coding sequence ATGAGTTATAAGGATCCGATACTCTCGCAGTTCAAAAATAAGGATACCATTGATGCGAAAGTTATTACGGAGTTGATCGAGGATGCGCGCGTTCAAAACACATCGGACCGTACTCAAATTATAAACGATGAACTGCATGAAAGAACCGTGGAAAAGTGTAAAGAATCACTATCTATTTATACAGATCTTGTCAAGTTGAGCTTCCTGTTGGCTAAGTCATGGGATTTAAAGACGTTGGAACAAACCGTGATGCTAAGGTTTGGATTGCAAGATATTATCGGTACGAGTGAATTGGCTAGTTCCGGGAATAAATCACAGGGAGAAGATTTCGATAGAGATATAGCCTTGAAgacaatatcaaaatgtGATAAATTATCCGTAGCATTGGAACAATTGTCGCTTGATTCAAGGTCGGTTATGGTTTTCATAAAACAGGCGACTGAAACAAACGATGTTACTGTACTCCTGTCGGATGCAATGACTCTGTTATTGGAGATTTGGTTTCTATGTGGTCACCAGCTAAggaaattgaagagaaaagttGCAGCATTTTTCATGAGATCCAAGCTCCTTCTCATAGATTACGAATTGGAATTAATCAACAATACCAATATGGATAAAATGACCAAGGCAAATTTGGAATCCCTAAAAGAGACGATATCTTCATATAaatctttcatcaaagtACTTTTACAACAGCTACGGGACGCTGAGACAGTTGATGATCAATCagagtttgaagaatgtCTGGCGATCTTCATGGACGTGGAAGGCATGTACCAAGCGTTCAATTTCACTTGGTtattagaagaaaattCAACACTGTTAACGAACTCTGAACACTATTACGCCAAGGCACAGCAAGAATCTGACCAGCATGACTTACAAGAATTATCAGGAATTAACTcatttattgataattcATTAatcgatgaagaggaagaaggCAAGACACAAAGCGAATCAGCGGAAGAACCTGGTGATGATTTGGACGATCTTGTCCCATCCTCAGACAAATTACATTTTTCTCAAGGACGGTCACGGAGATTGTCAAATATGTCTGGTACTTCTGACATTTCGTTGATGATGGAAAAAACTTCATTGACTAAAGAACTACCTCATTTACTGCAAGCATTCAACAATGCTAAGAAGTTAGCTAATGATCTAGAAAGCGTCAGGGAACTTGGAAGCACTACACCACCCACTTTTTCTCCATTTAGCTCCCCAAactgttcttcttctatgTCGTTGGATAACTCCACTACCATGAACTCGTCTATTCTTTCTAATCACATTGGTATTAAAACACCAACAACAAGTGGTTCCAGTAAAGTTTTGGAAAGTCTGGCCCATCGTCAGCAAGAATTCCCATATGCTTCGAGCAGCCCGTTAAATCCGTCACCTTTGTCAAAATTAGAAATGAGTCAGCAGCTGATTCGTCAAGATATGCTGAAATTGATGTCACAGACTCCAAACAATGCGAATGCTGCAACAATTTCTGCAAAAGTCCCCGGATTTGGATCCAACATTCTTAACAACCTGTACGGTATAGGCTCAAAAAACTAA